The following proteins are co-located in the Diorhabda carinulata isolate Delta chromosome 4, icDioCari1.1, whole genome shotgun sequence genome:
- the LOC130892979 gene encoding uncharacterized protein LOC130892979 encodes MSQTERTWSSFSTSHLSINIRARHYDENYEELEKFIDKINESVPGFNEIQMRYDNNLNLLDEFDKIQSILESECKEDDLDEQFNERDTFQDRYYAAFDFLKQFIQTLQPRLDTSVEQNSNSVNNISSNNFDPLQNVLLPKLKLPSFDGEFRHWLQFKTNFKTIICDNTNLNENQKFQFLKASLEGYASRFIEGLDSTDKPFERAWNLLGERFDKKQFLIDSHFKSILSVQNIVRENYIQFRKLLDEISKHLTSLEGLELTKDILYDSFIIYIVANKLDKNTIRDWKEMKYHSELPTLDEFMNFLTFSDILQCLDESQQSTKSIGNLSKNKNNPVHMLLSTNKSLSCNYCKQAHTIDKCPRFLALNVDTRIHKIKNLHLCENCLLAGHDKQNCKHGKCTICKRKHNTLLHKQYNVVPPANNPSNEPTTSMNVVVNHNNSNTILKAETFANSLLSTVSCQIKDNQGNFHQIRALLDCGAQSNIITERLCSLLNIPLLPTNVSISGIGKSVSYINKKCSISLYSCVNDHEYTISCLVVPVITGNIPFAYFNPSTSKIPEHVQLSEPSFEYPQEVDLLLGANIFWDLLLNEKIKLGNNMLVNTVFGWIVTGALPIDNNKTIMCNLSSHIPEDDQLKKFWEIEEIKGSNQFLSQDDIVCESLFNENTFRIENGQFVVKFPLKQSPELLGRSKPEAIRRFKTLEKRFADVQFKQLYTDFIQEYETLGHMTKLTIEPDGIKYFLPHHGILKEMSTTTRLRVVFDGSCKTSTGWSLNDLQYIGPKVQNDIINILLRFRTYKFVVSADISKMYRQILIDREHRPLQQILWRDNPKSNFCTYHLNTVRYGTRSAPYLAIKCIKTLAEHNMNQYPKACETILKDMYVDDLLTGSNDLIELQKLCKDIYDVLSSANFILRKWISNNFQVVCDFKDNNISNAILDIGDKESCKTLGIQWDNKNDILKYTIKQFTHQNTITKRHILSIIAQIYDPLGLLSPSIVIAKLIIQKLWSLHIRWDEPIPQDIEQTWYRFQNELSSLNQLSIPRNAIYLNYVLTDVHCFCDASRDAYSCCIYLRSVDDSGNYNVQLLCAKTKVSPLKTITIPKLELCTCLLGAQLVNTVVNALNLKNIHYCLWSDSQVALCWINTEPNLLQTFVANRVSKIQSLTNIENWRYVSTKENPADLASRGIMPKMLMSSAIWWKGPQFLLLQSSDWPITNFSISKHDLPELRKSKTILVIS; translated from the exons ATGTCTCAAACGGAGCGTACTTGGTCTTCGTTTAGTACTTCCCATCTCAGTATCAATATAAGAGCTAGACATTACGATGAGAATTACGAAGAATTAG aaaaattcatagataaaattaaCGAATCAGTTCCAGGATTTAATGAAATACAAATGCGATACGACAATAACTTAAATTTATTAGATGAATTTGACAAAATCCAATCGATTCTAGAGTCTGAATGTAAAGAGGATGACTTAGATGAACAATTCAATGAACGCGATACATTTCAAGATAGATATTATGctgcttttgattttttgaaacaatttatacaaACTTTACAACCACGTCTAGATACAAGCGttgaacaaaattcaaattcagtTAACAACATTTCGTCGAATAATTTTGATCCTCTTCAGAATGTTTTATTACCAAAGTTAAAATTACCTAGCTTTGATGGAGAGTTTCGTCATTGGCTTcaatttaaaaccaattttaaaactaTCATATGTGACAATACAAATTTGAATGAGaatcaaaaatttcagtttttaaaggCGTCTCTAGAAGGGTACGCTTCTCGATTTATTGAAGGTTTAGACAGTACAGACAAACCATTTGAAAGAGCTTGGAACCTTTTAGGTgaaagatttgataaaaaacaattcttaATCGATAGCCATTTCAAGTCTATTCTAAGTGTGCAAAATATTGTTagagaaaattatatacaattccGTAAGTTATTAGATGAAATTTCTAAACATTTAACATCGCTAGAAGGCTTAGAGTTAACTAAAGATATTTTATACGActcctttattatttatattgtggCCAATAAATTGGACAAAAATACGATTCGTGACtggaaagaaatgaaatatcatTCTGAATTACCAACTTTggacgaatttatgaatttcttgACATTTTCTGACATTTTACAATGTTTGGACGAGTCTCAACAATCAACTAAATCCATAGGCAATTTAAGTAAGAATAAGAACAATCCAGTACATATgcttttatcaacaaataaatcattgtcctgtaattattgtaaacaagcTCATACAATTGATAAGTGTCCTCGGTTTTTAGCTTTAAATGTTGATACaagaattcataaaattaaaaatttgcacTTATGCGAAAATTGTTTACTTGCAGGTCatgataaacaaaattgtaaacACGGCAAATGTACAATATGCAAAAGGAAGCACAATACACTGCTTCACAAACAATATAATGTAGTACCCCCGGCAAATAATCCTTCTAATGAACCAACAACTTCGATGAATGTAGTTGTAAACCACAATAATTCAAACACGATTTTAAAAGCGGAAACTTTCGCCAATTCACTGTTATCTACCGTCTCATGTCAAATTAAAGATAACCAAggcaattttcatcaaataagaGCACTGCTGGATTGTGGAGCTCAATCCAATATAATAACTGAAAGGCTATGTAGTTTACTAAATATACCATTGTTACCTACCAATGTCTCAATTTCTGGAATAGGTAAATCTGtatcttatataaataaaaaatgttctatttcTCTTTATTCTTGCGTTAATGATCATGAATATACAATTTCATGTTTAGTCGTCCCTGTAATAACTGGTAATATTCCATTTGCTTATTTTAATCCTAGTACATCAAAGATACCGGAACATGTTCAATTATCTGAGCCCAGTTTTGAATATCCACAAGAAGTCGATTTATTGTTGGGCGCCAATATATTTTGGGATTTgttattaaacgaaaaaataaaattgggaaATAATATGTTAGTTAACACTGTATTTGGATGGATAGTAACAGGTGCGCTtccaattgataataataaaacaatcatGTGTAACCTTTCAAGTCATATTCCTGAAGATGACCAGTTAAAGAAATTCTgggaaattgaagaaataaaaggtagtaatcaatttttatctcAAGACGATATTGTGTGTGAGTCTTTATTTAACGAAAATACTTTCCGCATAGAAAACGGTCAGTTTGTAGTAAAATTCCCGTTAAAACAATCCCCAGAACTATTGGGCAGGTCTAAACCCGAAGCAATTAGAAGATTTAAGACATTAGAAAAACGGTTCGCGGATgttcaatttaaacaattatataCCGATTTTATTCAAGAATATGAAACTTTAGGTCATATGACTAAATTAACTATTGAACCCGATggaattaaatactttttaccACATCATggtattttaaaagaaatgagTACGACAACTCGTTTACGCGTAGTTTTTGATGGAAGCTGTAAGACGTCTACAGGGTGGTCGCTTAACGATCTACAATATATCGGCCCTAAAGTTCAGAATGACATTATAAACATTCTTTTACGATTCAGAACATATAAATTCGTGGTTTCCGCTGACATATCAAAAATGTATCGTCAAATTCTCATAGATCGAGAGCATAGACCTTTACAACAGATACTATGGCGTGATAACCCCAAAAGTAACTTTTGCACTTATCACTTGAATACAGTTAGATATGGAACTCGATCAGCTCCATATCTGGCTATTAAGTGTATTAAGACGCTAGCGGAACACAATATGAATCAATACCCCAAAGCCTGTGAAACAATACTAAAGGACATGTACGTGGACGATTTGTTGACCGGTTCTAACGATTTaatagaattacaaaaattatgcaAAGACATATATGATGTCTTATCATCCgctaatttcattttaagaaagtggatttctaataattttcaagtagTTTGTGACTTCAAAGATAACAATATCTCAAATGCAATTTTAGATATAGGTGATAAAGAAAGTTGTAAAACTTTGGGAATCCAATGGgacaataaaaatgacattctaaaatatacaattaaacaATTTACCCATCAAAACACAATTACTAAACGTCACATTCTTTCAATTATTGCTCAAATTTACGATCCTTTGGGGTTATTGAGCCCTTCAATAGTTATtgcaaaattaataatacagAAATTATGGTCCCTACACATTAGATGGGATGAGCCTATTCCACAAGATATAGAACAAACTTGGTATCGATTTCAGAATGAACTTAGCAGTTTAAATCAATTATCTATTCCTAGAAAtgctatttatttaaactatgtACTTACAGATGTCCATTGCTTCTGCGATGCATCGAGAGATGCATATTCATGTTGCATATACTTACGTAGTGTTGACGATAGCGGAAATTATAACGTTCAATTACTATGTGCCAAAACCAAAGTGTCGCCACTGAAGACAATAACAATTCCAAAACTTGAATTGTGTACTTGTCTTCTAGGAGCACAACTAGTAAATACTGTAGTCAATGccctcaatttaaaaaatattcattattgtttgtggtccGATTCTCAAGTCGCCCTATGTTGGATTAACACGGAACCCAATTTATTACAGACCTTTGTTGCTAATCGCGTATCTAAAATACAATCTCTCACGAACATTGAAAATTGGAGGTATGTTAGTACTAAGGAAAACCCTGCAGATTTAGCATCTCGAGGTATAATGCCTAAAATGCTGATGTCAAGTGCAATTTGGTGGAAAGGacctcaatttttattgttacaatcaTCAGATTGGCcaattactaatttttcaatttctaaacaCGATCTCCCAGAACTAAGAAAATCTAAAACTATTTTGGTCATATCataa